The Bacteroidota bacterium genomic sequence AACAGCTTTTTCTCAGTTGAAAGATGTTTTAAGTTCTATTTTAAATCAATCTACTCATTTAGCAAAATCGTATAAGTCTTATAGTTTGGCATGCGTGCATCCAAAATCTACATTGGTTCCAGCGGCATTGTTTGATGCTACTAACAAACTAAACTATTTTTCTATAAATCATCAACCCGAGCCGAATGATGAAATTAGTAACGAAAAATTGCGCTATTTAGATTGTCAAAATATATATACGATTGATTCCGAGATAAAAAAAATATTTTTAAAAAAATTTGTTGGCATTCGTTTTATTCACCATTCAAGTAGTTTGATTGATGGTGTATTATTTAAATACAAGAATGCCACCACATCTAAGTTTATAGTGCAAGTTCAGTCGGGTCAATTGGATATATTGGTTATTCAAAACAAAAATTTAGTTTTTTACAATTGCTTTATTTATAAATCACAGGAAGATTTTATTTATTACATTTTATTTGTGTTTGATCAGTTGAAACTTAACCCGGAAGAGCAGGAGGTAGAGTTGTTGGGAGAGATAAATAGAAAATCTAATTTGTACGATTTGCTGTTTAAATATATTCGATTTATAAAATTTGGCACCCGAATAGATTCCTTTAAATACCACACTAACTTAGATAGTTTACCGGCTCATTTTTTTTACACCATTTTTAATCAGTATTCATGCGTATCATAAGCGGCATTCACAAAGGACGCAATATTGTTGCTCCCAGTAATTTGCCTGCTAGGCCAACTACAGATTATGCCAAAGAAGGGTTGTTCAATATTCTGAATAATCGCATCGATTTTACATCAGTTAAGTTGCTAGATTTATTTGGTGGTATTGGAAGTATAAGTTTTGAATTTGCATCACGTGAGTGCAAAAGTATTACATACGTTGATTCTCATTTTGGCTGTTTTAATTTTGTGAAGAATAAAGCAAAGGAGCTAAAGTTGGATACGATTAAAACATTGAAAGTAAATGTGTTTGCCTATTTGAAGAATTGTGTCGAAAAATTTGATGTAATATTTGCCGACCCTCCATTTGAAATGCGCGAAACTGCTAAAATACCTGAGATTGTCTTTTCAAATAACTATTTAACTGAAGATGGAATACTTATTATAGAGCACGATCAATCGCACGATTTTGAAAATACGGAACGATTTTTGGAGGTAAGAAAATACGGTAAAGTTCATTTTAGTATATTTAAATAAAGCCGCACACAATGAAAATAGCTGTATTCCCAGGGTCTTTCGACCCAATTACTATTGGACACGAATCTATTATCAGACGGGCAATTCCTCTTTTTGATAAAATAATTATAGCTGTTGGAGCTAATTCTACCAAGTCGTCTTTTTTTTCTGTAGAGAAAAGAGTAGCATGGATAAAGCAATTATTTGCCAGTGAAACAAAGGTTGAAGCTGCTGATTACAAAGGTTTAACAGTAGAATTTTGTAAAACTGTTGGCGCAAATTATATTTTAAGAGGCCTTAGAACATCTGCCGACTTTGAGTTTGAAAGAGGAATTGGGCAAATGAATAGAGCTATGCATACTAATGTGGAAACAATTTTTCTTTTAACATTACCCGAACATTCAGCAATTAGTTCTACTATTATACGTGATATTATTAAGAACGGGGGAGATGTATCTTCCTTTGTTCCAAAAGGTATCGACTTGCAAAAATAGATTGCTGTTTCCAAATACTTAATTCTATGCAAAAAAGTATTCAATATAAATCTGTTTTGTTTTTTGTATGTATTGCCACTTCACTTTTTTCCGAGAATGTAGTTGTGGTAGGTATGGCTCGCGGATTTGAAAACAAAGCGGTTCATGCATGCTTTTATGATGATTTGATTACGGAAAAAGAGCTAGTCGCTGCATCAGCCACAGTAAATGATACCGGCTATTTTAGGCTGACTATACAATCTCCAACAATACAAAAGATATATTTACGAATTGATAATTTAAAAGGACATTTGTTTGTTGAGCCGGAAAAAAACTACTCGGTGGTATTTCAAAAGCCAGACACAAGTGTATATGTAAATCCGTATATGGATAAAAATATTGATTTGGTTTTGTTGGGATTAGACTCTACAGATCTTAATTATAGAATTATGGAGTTTAACGAATTGACTGATGCTTTTTGGATGCGCAATTATCAATACTTTGTAATTGGGCGTGCAAAGAATAAACTAGATAGTTTTTCGGTTGCAATGCAAAAAAGATTTGCGCATGTCTCAAATCCATTTTTTAAGACACACCTGAAAAGTAATTTAAAGTCGTTGGAATATGGCATTACACAAACGTTAAAGAATCCCGCTGTTACTTACTTTGGGAAACCTTCTGAGATTAGCGAAACTAATTTCGAGTACATGTTTCTTTTCAATTCTGTATTCAAGCAATATGTTCAGAAATTGTTAATGCGAAATGATGCATCTAAGTTATTGTTGGAGTTGAATGATAAAGCCAATTACGAAGGCACAATCCAAGAAATTAAAAAAATGTCGGGACTTACAAATGATACTATTGTAGAGTTGGTTTTGCTAAAAGGGTTGTATGAATTGTATTATGTTGAACAAGTTGATAGAGGTAGCATTACAGCTTTGTTAAATCATATACAGAAAAATTCAAGCATAGATAATCACAAGAAAATAGCTCAAAATGTTTTTTACAAGTTGGGCCGTTTAAATAAAAATGCAGAGGCTCCTAATTTTTCTTTACCCGACAAAACAGGAAAAATGCATCAGCTTTCTGATTTTAAAGGCAAGTATGTATACCTTGATTTTTGGGCATCTTGGTGTATTCCTTGTCTGGAAGAAATGAAAATGATTCCTACTTTAAAAAAGAAATATGGAGATAAAATAGAGTTTGTTAGTATATCAACGGATAATACAAAGGAGGCGATGGAGCGCTTTTTGCAAAAGAATTCAAAATACGATTGGGTGTTTTTATTTGACGAGTTAAAGTATGTAAAAGATTTGTATGAGATAAAGGCAATTCCAACCTACTATTTAATTAATCCCGAGGGTAAAATGGTGCAATCTCCGGCCGAAAAACCAACCGGTGATATTGAGAGAACATTTATGGAGATTACAAAAGTAAAACAGAAAAAGACAACTGTTGGAGGTAAATAGCTACCACTAAATTTTTTTAAGGAACGTTAATTTCCGGAGTGCTAATCACATTGCTTTTATTTTGTTCTTGGTCGATTATAAATACATCAAACCTAACAACAGTATGTCCGGGATAATAGTAAGGCGAAAATAGCGTAATTTCCATTTCTCCATCTAGCGTTTTGTCTTGTCCTTCGGGTGTTATATCCGGAATTCTATATTTATACTCTAAGGTGTCTCCGGAAGGCAAAACAAATTGCTCAAAAGTTCCATCCGCTTTTTTGTAAAAATAGCGCATGTAAATATTGTAGTGGTAAAAATTGTTTTTACTATAAATTCCTGTTGTGTCAGACTGTTTCAAGCCAATATTTC encodes the following:
- a CDS encoding DUF3822 family protein — encoded protein: MVAISRHTKLYSLLDTVGAVLSSPHCHVSMTLSLNDFVVAVLDVKQNTYLGLEQYSFQDATAFSQLKDVLSSILNQSTHLAKSYKSYSLACVHPKSTLVPAALFDATNKLNYFSINHQPEPNDEISNEKLRYLDCQNIYTIDSEIKKIFLKKFVGIRFIHHSSSLIDGVLFKYKNATTSKFIVQVQSGQLDILVIQNKNLVFYNCFIYKSQEDFIYYILFVFDQLKLNPEEQEVELLGEINRKSNLYDLLFKYIRFIKFGTRIDSFKYHTNLDSLPAHFFYTIFNQYSCVS
- a CDS encoding TlpA family protein disulfide reductase; the protein is MQKSIQYKSVLFFVCIATSLFSENVVVVGMARGFENKAVHACFYDDLITEKELVAASATVNDTGYFRLTIQSPTIQKIYLRIDNLKGHLFVEPEKNYSVVFQKPDTSVYVNPYMDKNIDLVLLGLDSTDLNYRIMEFNELTDAFWMRNYQYFVIGRAKNKLDSFSVAMQKRFAHVSNPFFKTHLKSNLKSLEYGITQTLKNPAVTYFGKPSEISETNFEYMFLFNSVFKQYVQKLLMRNDASKLLLELNDKANYEGTIQEIKKMSGLTNDTIVELVLLKGLYELYYVEQVDRGSITALLNHIQKNSSIDNHKKIAQNVFYKLGRLNKNAEAPNFSLPDKTGKMHQLSDFKGKYVYLDFWASWCIPCLEEMKMIPTLKKKYGDKIEFVSISTDNTKEAMERFLQKNSKYDWVFLFDELKYVKDLYEIKAIPTYYLINPEGKMVQSPAEKPTGDIERTFMEITKVKQKKTTVGGK
- the coaD gene encoding pantetheine-phosphate adenylyltransferase; its protein translation is MKIAVFPGSFDPITIGHESIIRRAIPLFDKIIIAVGANSTKSSFFSVEKRVAWIKQLFASETKVEAADYKGLTVEFCKTVGANYILRGLRTSADFEFERGIGQMNRAMHTNVETIFLLTLPEHSAISSTIIRDIIKNGGDVSSFVPKGIDLQK
- a CDS encoding RsmD family RNA methyltransferase; this encodes MRIISGIHKGRNIVAPSNLPARPTTDYAKEGLFNILNNRIDFTSVKLLDLFGGIGSISFEFASRECKSITYVDSHFGCFNFVKNKAKELKLDTIKTLKVNVFAYLKNCVEKFDVIFADPPFEMRETAKIPEIVFSNNYLTEDGILIIEHDQSHDFENTERFLEVRKYGKVHFSIFK